A section of the Rhizomicrobium sp. genome encodes:
- a CDS encoding VOC family protein: MIGYVTIGALSCEASGRFYDAVLGACGNERKFDDSGWVGYGPKGKDSHCVYLCPPYNKEPARPGNGMMIAFKAYSEAAVNAAYSGGLANGGTDEGAPGYRPPEKRSWYGAYLRDPTGNKIAVYFAP; this comes from the coding sequence ATGATTGGCTATGTCACGATCGGCGCCTTGAGCTGCGAGGCGTCGGGCCGCTTTTACGACGCCGTTCTGGGTGCCTGCGGCAATGAACGGAAATTCGATGACAGCGGCTGGGTCGGCTACGGCCCGAAGGGCAAGGATTCGCACTGCGTCTATCTCTGCCCGCCCTACAACAAGGAGCCGGCCCGTCCTGGCAACGGCATGATGATCGCCTTCAAGGCCTATTCGGAAGCGGCGGTGAACGCCGCTTACAGCGGCGGTCTCGCCAATGGCGGCACGGATGAAGGCGCGCCGGGCTATCGCCCGCCGGAGAAGAGAAGCTGGTACGGCGCCTATCTGCGCGATCCGACCGGCAACAAGATCGCGGTGTATTTCGCGCCATAG
- a CDS encoding ATP-binding protein, with translation MAQSPPAPVDFKALFEKSPGLYLVLDPELRIVAASDSYCQAMRIDREAVLGLNIFDVFPENPDREDANAAAEFRASIERVFRLRRPESMPISRYDVRLPQSEGGGLAERYWSPRNVPILDDAGEIRWIVHRVYDVTSAVTDPESDEARRRLARNQERLILELQRSNEELAQIDALRSGLLQMSRLNTMAMMASALAHDVSQPLTAAKNYLSALKRGGAVSDAKSEELIGKLAQQIDRASDIVKTLRGYMSAATTAHRLEDVASVVADAARLLESVVRRADAKLVIAVAPGLPPVQMDRVQIQQVLVNLVTNAAEAVAGQPLREIALTVRLDEDALRFDVADTGPGLPEDVGKRLFEPFASTKLMSMGLGLPISRQIVSGHKGTMWVSPNTPTGTVVSVTLALDRAAAKSS, from the coding sequence ATGGCGCAGAGCCCACCCGCGCCTGTCGATTTCAAGGCTCTGTTCGAGAAGTCGCCCGGCCTTTATCTCGTCCTCGATCCTGAGCTTCGCATCGTCGCGGCGAGCGACTCGTATTGCCAGGCGATGCGGATCGACCGCGAGGCGGTTCTGGGGCTCAACATCTTCGATGTGTTTCCGGAAAATCCCGACCGCGAGGACGCGAATGCGGCGGCGGAATTCCGCGCCTCGATCGAGCGGGTGTTCCGCCTGCGCCGCCCCGAATCCATGCCGATCAGCCGCTACGACGTCCGCCTGCCGCAAAGCGAGGGCGGCGGCCTGGCGGAACGGTATTGGAGCCCGCGCAACGTGCCGATCCTCGACGATGCGGGCGAAATCCGCTGGATCGTGCATCGCGTCTATGACGTGACGTCGGCCGTTACCGATCCGGAATCCGACGAAGCGCGGCGGCGCCTCGCCCGGAATCAGGAGCGGCTCATCCTGGAGCTGCAGAGGAGCAACGAGGAACTGGCGCAGATCGACGCCCTGCGCAGCGGCCTGCTCCAGATGTCGCGGCTCAACACGATGGCGATGATGGCGTCGGCCCTGGCGCACGACGTCTCCCAGCCCCTGACGGCGGCGAAGAATTATCTGAGCGCCTTGAAGCGCGGCGGCGCGGTCTCGGATGCCAAATCGGAGGAGCTGATCGGCAAGCTCGCGCAGCAGATCGACCGCGCCAGCGACATCGTCAAGACGCTGCGCGGCTACATGTCGGCCGCGACCACGGCGCATCGTCTCGAAGACGTCGCGTCGGTGGTGGCGGACGCGGCGCGGTTGCTCGAATCGGTCGTCCGGCGCGCCGATGCCAAACTCGTCATCGCCGTCGCGCCCGGCCTGCCGCCGGTGCAGATGGATCGCGTCCAGATCCAGCAGGTCCTGGTCAACCTCGTGACCAATGCGGCCGAGGCCGTCGCCGGCCAACCGCTTCGGGAGATCGCGCTGACGGTCCGCCTGGACGAGGATGCGCTGCGCTTCGACGTCGCCGACACCGGTCCGGGCCTGCCGGAGGATGTGGGCAAGCGGCTGTTCGAACCCTTCGCGAGCACCAAGCTGATGAGCATGGGCCTCGGCCTGCCGATCAGCCGCCAGATCGTCAGCGGCCATAAAGGCACGATGTGGGTCTCGCCCAACACGCCCACGGGGACCGTGGTCTCCGTCACGCTCGCGCTCGATCGGGCGGCTGCGAAATCGTCCTGA
- a CDS encoding NADP-dependent isocitrate dehydrogenase, giving the protein MDKIKVANPVVELDGDEMTRIIWDLIKKKLILPYLDIDLEYYDLGVEHRDATDDQVTIDAAHAIARHGVGVKCATITPDEARVAEFKLKKMWKSPNGTIRNILGGTIFREPIICRNVPRLVPGWTQPIVIGRHAYGDQYRATDFRFPGKGTLSIKFVGEDGKVIEHEVFQAPGSGVTMAMYNLDRSIIDFARASMNYALARKYPLYLSTKNTILKAYDGRFKDLFQEVFDAEFADKYKAAGITYEHRLIDDMVAAALKWSGGYVWACKNYDGDVQSDTVAQGFGSLGLMTSVLLTPDGKTVEAEAAHGTVTRHYREYQKGRSTSTNSIASIFAWTRGLSHRAKLDGNAALDKFAHTLEKVCVETVEAGFMTKDLALLVGPDQKWLTTEGFLDKVDENLKAAMA; this is encoded by the coding sequence ATGGACAAGATCAAAGTCGCCAACCCGGTCGTCGAGCTCGACGGCGACGAGATGACCCGCATCATCTGGGACCTCATCAAGAAAAAGCTGATCCTGCCCTATCTCGACATCGACCTCGAATATTACGACCTCGGCGTCGAGCATCGCGACGCCACCGACGACCAGGTCACCATCGACGCCGCCCACGCCATCGCCCGGCACGGCGTCGGCGTCAAATGCGCCACCATCACGCCGGACGAGGCGCGCGTCGCCGAGTTCAAGCTCAAGAAGATGTGGAAGTCGCCCAACGGCACGATTCGAAATATTCTCGGGGGGACGATCTTCCGCGAGCCGATCATCTGCAGGAACGTGCCGCGCCTGGTGCCGGGCTGGACCCAGCCCATCGTGATCGGCCGCCACGCCTATGGCGACCAGTACCGCGCCACCGATTTCCGCTTCCCGGGCAAGGGCACGCTCTCGATCAAATTCGTCGGCGAGGACGGCAAGGTGATCGAGCACGAGGTGTTCCAGGCGCCGGGATCGGGCGTCACCATGGCGATGTACAATCTCGACCGGTCGATCATCGATTTCGCGCGCGCCTCGATGAACTACGCGCTGGCGCGCAAATATCCGCTCTATCTCTCGACCAAGAACACCATCCTCAAGGCCTATGACGGCCGCTTCAAGGATCTGTTCCAGGAGGTGTTCGACGCCGAATTCGCCGACAAGTACAAGGCCGCCGGCATCACCTATGAGCACCGCCTGATCGACGACATGGTGGCGGCCGCGCTGAAATGGAGCGGCGGCTATGTCTGGGCCTGCAAGAACTACGACGGCGACGTGCAGTCCGACACGGTGGCGCAAGGCTTCGGCAGCCTCGGCCTGATGACCAGCGTGCTGCTCACGCCCGACGGCAAGACGGTGGAAGCCGAAGCCGCGCACGGCACGGTCACGCGCCATTACCGCGAATACCAGAAGGGCCGCTCGACCTCGACCAATTCCATCGCCTCGATCTTCGCCTGGACGCGCGGGCTTAGCCACAGGGCCAAGCTCGACGGCAACGCCGCGCTCGACAAGTTCGCGCACACGCTGGAAAAGGTCTGCGTCGAGACGGTCGAGGCCGGTTTCATGACCAAGGACCTCGCGCTGCTCGTCGGCCCGGACCAGAAATGGCTCACCACCGAAGGCTTCCTCGACAAGGTCGACGAGAACCTCAAGGCGGCGATGGCCTAG
- a CDS encoding RNA methyltransferase, whose protein sequence is MTAPAIILSHPQLGENIGAAVRAMKNFGLSDLRLVRPRDGWPNEKARHMAAGAADLLDKVRLYDTAAAALGDLQLVFATTARERGVAKPVVTPPEAARQLHAAAARGTRCGVLFGGERAGLDNDEVSLATSIVTIPTVEFSSLNLAQSVMLICYEWFRAMDESPRTRIDHGPIAKKATREEMFQLFEHLEGELLANGFLYPPSKETPMIRHMRALLNRADLTDQEVRTIRGMIVALAKGKFRRPPPEGA, encoded by the coding sequence ATGACCGCCCCCGCCATCATCCTCAGCCATCCCCAGCTCGGCGAGAATATCGGCGCGGCGGTGCGGGCGATGAAGAATTTCGGCCTTTCGGACCTGCGGCTGGTCCGCCCACGCGACGGCTGGCCCAACGAGAAGGCGCGCCATATGGCGGCCGGCGCCGCCGACCTGCTCGACAAGGTGCGGTTGTACGACACGGCCGCCGCGGCGCTGGGCGACCTGCAGCTCGTCTTCGCGACCACGGCGCGCGAGCGCGGCGTCGCCAAGCCGGTCGTCACCCCGCCGGAAGCGGCGCGGCAGCTCCATGCGGCGGCGGCGCGGGGAACGCGCTGCGGCGTGCTGTTCGGCGGCGAGCGGGCGGGCCTGGACAATGACGAGGTGTCGCTGGCGACCTCGATCGTCACCATCCCGACGGTGGAGTTCTCCTCCCTCAATCTCGCGCAGTCGGTGATGCTGATCTGCTATGAGTGGTTCCGCGCCATGGACGAGAGCCCGCGCACGCGCATCGACCACGGACCCATCGCCAAAAAGGCGACGCGCGAGGAGATGTTCCAGCTCTTCGAGCATCTGGAGGGCGAGTTGCTGGCGAACGGCTTCCTCTATCCGCCCAGCAAGGAGACGCCGATGATCCGCCACATGCGGGCGCTCCTGAACCGCGCCGACCTGACCGACCAGGAGGTGCGCACCATCCGCGGCATGATCGTGGCGCTCGCCAAGGGCAAGTTCCGCCGCCCGCCGCCGGAGGGGGCATGA
- a CDS encoding tetratricopeptide repeat protein, with translation MTALAFAIFAVVALVAAAFVVGPVLLRLRNRQGLVLGAAAVLFVFGIGGALYLTLGHPALAVRTLKGKDDHGTNALIGRLAAAVKRQPRDPRGWALLGQYYFSANDPSDAASAFSRAIDAATAQGQRYSFLYSAYGEALTQAAMGAVTPEAETAFTQALAVDPKDRSARYFLGLASAARGNAPMALQYWNGLLADTPAKSELHADLVDRIAALTARSGGAAPNIAAMVAGLAARLKANPDDAEGWQRLIRAYAVLGDQEKARAALADARKAFAGNRDALTAFEAERKSLGL, from the coding sequence ATGACCGCCCTCGCCTTCGCCATCTTCGCCGTCGTCGCGCTGGTCGCGGCGGCGTTCGTCGTCGGGCCGGTGCTGCTGCGTCTCAGGAACCGCCAGGGCCTGGTGCTGGGAGCGGCGGCCGTGCTGTTCGTGTTCGGCATCGGCGGGGCGCTCTATCTCACGCTCGGCCATCCGGCGCTGGCGGTGCGCACGCTGAAAGGCAAGGACGACCATGGCACCAATGCCCTGATCGGCCGGCTCGCCGCCGCGGTGAAGAGGCAGCCCCGCGATCCGCGCGGCTGGGCCCTGCTGGGCCAGTATTACTTCTCGGCGAACGACCCGTCCGATGCGGCGAGCGCCTTCTCGCGCGCCATCGACGCGGCGACGGCCCAGGGCCAGCGCTATTCCTTCCTCTATTCGGCCTATGGCGAGGCGTTGACCCAGGCCGCCATGGGCGCGGTGACGCCGGAGGCGGAAACGGCCTTCACCCAGGCGCTGGCGGTCGATCCCAAGGACAGGTCGGCGCGCTATTTCCTCGGCCTCGCATCGGCGGCGCGCGGCAATGCGCCGATGGCGTTGCAATACTGGAACGGCCTGCTCGCCGACACGCCGGCGAAGTCGGAGCTGCATGCCGACCTTGTCGATCGGATCGCGGCGCTGACAGCGCGCAGCGGCGGCGCCGCGCCCAATATCGCCGCGATGGTCGCTGGCCTCGCGGCGCGGCTCAAAGCCAATCCCGACGATGCCGAGGGCTGGCAGCGGCTGATCCGCGCCTATGCCGTGCTCGGCGATCAGGAGAAGGCGCGCGCCGCCCTGGCCGACGCGCGCAAGGCGTTCGCCGGCAACAGGGACGCGCTCACCGCCTTCGAGGCGGAGCGGAAGTCGCTGGGACTCTAG
- a CDS encoding molybdopterin-binding protein — translation MSQPAPVTAAILVIGDEILSGRTQDTNTAYIAKFLAALGIDLREARVVPDVTAEIVAAVNALRARYTYVFTTGGIGPTHDDITFEAIAAAFGVDVHYHPEAMAMMAARYKPGEFNEARKRMALVPVGAELVRNSVSTAPGVHIGNVFVMAGVPMIMRAMLDAIEPLLQRGAVVHAATVQTKVPEGRLAAGLEAIQKSHKDVAIGSYPFYREDGSGVQLVARGRDAAEVETAAAEIERMLADLGAEATRVTS, via the coding sequence ATGAGCCAGCCCGCGCCCGTGACCGCCGCCATCCTCGTCATCGGCGACGAGATCCTGTCGGGCCGCACCCAGGACACCAACACCGCCTATATCGCGAAATTCCTGGCCGCGCTCGGCATCGACCTGCGCGAGGCCCGTGTCGTGCCCGATGTGACGGCGGAGATCGTGGCCGCGGTGAACGCGCTGCGCGCCCGCTACACTTACGTCTTCACGACCGGCGGCATCGGCCCGACGCATGACGACATCACCTTCGAAGCCATCGCCGCGGCCTTCGGCGTCGACGTGCACTATCACCCCGAGGCGATGGCGATGATGGCGGCGCGTTACAAGCCGGGTGAGTTCAACGAAGCGCGCAAGCGCATGGCGCTGGTGCCGGTCGGCGCCGAGCTGGTGCGCAACAGCGTCTCCACCGCGCCGGGCGTGCATATCGGCAATGTCTTCGTGATGGCCGGCGTGCCGATGATCATGCGCGCCATGCTCGATGCGATCGAGCCCTTGCTTCAGCGCGGCGCGGTCGTGCACGCCGCGACGGTGCAGACGAAGGTTCCCGAAGGCCGTCTCGCCGCGGGCCTCGAGGCCATCCAGAAATCTCATAAAGATGTCGCAATCGGCAGCTATCCCTTCTATCGCGAGGATGGCTCCGGCGTTCAGCTTGTCGCGCGCGGGCGCGACGCCGCCGAAGTCGAGACCGCCGCGGCCGAAATCGAGCGCATGCTGGCCGATCTCGGGGCCGAGGCCACAAGGGTAACCTCATAA
- the map gene encoding type I methionyl aminopeptidase — MSFMPDAEAFEATRRAHFAVTLHNPSDFEGMRRAGRLAAEVLDLMVPAVKPGVTTEYLDKLAYDYVVSHGAIPACLGYRGYRHTLCTSINHVVCHGIPNDKPLRDGDIVNIDVTVIVDGWHGDTSRMYLVGDVKLKAKRLVDITYESMLRGIAAVTPGNTTGDIGHAIQSYAEGQERCAVVRDFCGHGVGRIFHALPNIVHYGKPGHGIGLKPGMFFTIEPMINLGGYGVKVLNDGWTAVTRDRSLSAQFEHSVGVTEDGVEIFTKSPKGWDKPPYGI, encoded by the coding sequence ATGTCCTTCATGCCCGACGCCGAAGCCTTCGAAGCCACCCGCCGCGCCCATTTCGCGGTGACGCTGCACAACCCGTCCGATTTCGAGGGCATGCGCCGCGCCGGACGGCTGGCGGCGGAGGTGCTCGACCTCATGGTTCCCGCGGTGAAGCCGGGCGTCACGACGGAATATCTCGACAAGCTGGCTTACGATTACGTCGTCAGCCACGGCGCCATCCCGGCCTGCCTGGGCTATCGCGGCTATCGCCACACGCTGTGCACCTCGATCAACCACGTCGTCTGCCACGGCATCCCGAACGACAAGCCGCTGCGCGACGGCGATATCGTCAACATCGACGTGACGGTGATCGTGGACGGCTGGCACGGCGACACCAGCCGCATGTATCTGGTCGGCGACGTGAAGCTGAAGGCCAAGAGGCTGGTCGACATCACCTATGAGTCGATGCTGCGCGGCATCGCCGCGGTCACGCCGGGCAACACGACGGGCGACATCGGCCATGCCATCCAGTCCTATGCCGAGGGCCAGGAGCGCTGCGCCGTGGTGCGCGATTTCTGCGGCCATGGCGTCGGCCGCATCTTCCACGCCCTGCCCAACATCGTGCACTACGGAAAGCCCGGCCACGGCATCGGTCTGAAGCCCGGCATGTTCTTCACCATCGAGCCGATGATCAATCTGGGCGGCTATGGCGTGAAGGTCCTGAACGACGGCTGGACCGCGGTGACGCGCGACCGCTCGCTGTCGGCCCAGTTCGAACATTCCGTGGGCGTCACCGAGGATGGCGTCGAGATCTTCACGAAATCGCCCAAGGGCTGGGACAAGCCGCCCTACGGGATCTGA
- the radC gene encoding DNA repair protein RadC, which yields MARKNTKPAEDTMRGAADMGLPFRDPEPEAHQIGHRERLRERFLEGGAGAMPDYELMELVLFAAIPRRDTKPLAKQLIAHFGSFAEAIAAPRARLLEVDGVGDAVVAQLKIVEAAALRLSRNAMLNKPALSSWAALIDYCTAAMARSPNEEFRILFLDRKNILIADEVQTRGTVDHAPVYPREIVKRALELGASAVILVHNHPSGDPTPSRADIEMTRDVAAAAKALNIAVHDHLVIGRSGHASFKALGLL from the coding sequence ATGGCGCGCAAGAACACCAAGCCTGCGGAAGACACGATGCGGGGCGCCGCCGACATGGGCCTGCCCTTTCGCGACCCCGAGCCGGAGGCGCACCAGATCGGCCATCGCGAACGCCTGCGCGAGCGCTTCCTGGAAGGCGGCGCCGGCGCCATGCCGGACTATGAATTGATGGAGCTCGTGCTGTTCGCCGCGATCCCGCGCCGCGATACGAAACCGCTCGCCAAGCAGCTCATCGCCCATTTCGGAAGTTTCGCCGAGGCCATCGCGGCGCCCCGCGCCCGGCTGCTCGAAGTGGACGGGGTCGGGGACGCGGTCGTCGCGCAGCTCAAGATCGTGGAGGCCGCGGCGCTCCGGCTTTCGCGCAATGCCATGCTGAACAAGCCGGCGCTGTCGTCCTGGGCGGCGCTGATCGACTATTGCACGGCGGCGATGGCGCGCAGCCCGAACGAGGAATTCCGCATCCTGTTCCTGGACCGCAAGAACATCCTGATCGCCGACGAGGTGCAGACCCGCGGCACCGTCGACCATGCGCCGGTCTATCCGCGCGAGATCGTCAAGCGGGCGCTGGAGCTGGGCGCGAGCGCGGTGATCCTGGTGCACAACCATCCGAGCGGCGATCCGACGCCGAGCCGCGCCGACATCGAGATGACCCGCGACGTGGCGGCGGCGGCCAAGGCCCTGAACATCGCGGTGCACGACCATCTGGTGATCGGCCGCAGCGGCCATGCCAGCTTCAAGGCGCTGGGACTGTTGTAG
- a CDS encoding ABC transporter permease subunit, giving the protein MLRFVLREAGRTGLGLAGAVLLAAAISALATPGAGDGIWHFLVAWGRALDAFAHFDFGHSAMTGASARAELADRLPLTLGLVLEGFVIALIVGIPVGFLFGAGPARRAAAPLVQVLSAAPIFCAGLALAFVAANLLHWPVPRGTGVAAGLALVPRDARGLETLLLPVLTVGLSGAAAAQLALRRAGAESARQPWRTQLRRMGLPAWEIETVYGVPQIFAGLLTDLGEVMLALFSAAAVAEWVFNYAGAADLFVKSVALHDWAIVSPILLSFAGLTMIADLIGRCAAYPLVATGAAP; this is encoded by the coding sequence ATGCTGCGTTTCGTGCTGCGCGAGGCCGGGAGGACGGGGCTGGGCCTGGCGGGCGCCGTGCTGCTCGCCGCCGCCATTTCCGCGCTCGCGACGCCGGGCGCCGGCGACGGGATCTGGCATTTCCTGGTCGCCTGGGGACGCGCCCTGGACGCCTTCGCCCATTTCGATTTCGGCCATAGCGCCATGACCGGCGCGTCCGCGCGCGCGGAACTCGCCGACCGCTTGCCGCTGACGCTGGGCCTGGTGCTGGAAGGCTTCGTGATCGCTCTGATCGTAGGAATCCCGGTCGGGTTCCTGTTCGGCGCCGGGCCGGCGCGGCGCGCGGCGGCGCCCCTCGTCCAGGTTCTTTCGGCGGCGCCGATCTTCTGCGCCGGCCTGGCGCTCGCCTTCGTCGCGGCCAACCTGCTGCACTGGCCGGTGCCGCGCGGCACCGGCGTCGCGGCCGGGCTGGCGCTCGTGCCCAGGGACGCGCGTGGGCTCGAAACGCTTCTGCTTCCCGTCCTGACCGTCGGACTGTCCGGCGCCGCGGCGGCGCAACTTGCGCTGCGGCGGGCCGGCGCCGAATCGGCGCGCCAGCCCTGGCGGACGCAGCTTCGCCGCATGGGCCTGCCGGCCTGGGAGATCGAAACCGTCTACGGCGTGCCCCAGATTTTCGCCGGCCTCCTGACCGATCTGGGCGAGGTGATGCTGGCGCTGTTCTCGGCCGCCGCGGTGGCGGAATGGGTGTTCAACTATGCGGGCGCGGCCGATCTGTTCGTCAAATCGGTGGCGCTGCACGACTGGGCGATCGTGTCGCCCATCCTTCTGAGCTTCGCCGGGCTGACGATGATCGCCGATCTCATCGGCCGCTGCGCCGCCTATCCGCTGGTCGCGACGGGGGCCGCGCCATGA
- a CDS encoding ABC transporter permease subunit, whose translation MTLAATAQAPSGATSLHAMLRIVGWIGLGLIAVAVSLSDFLAGAPANATGIGPLLAPPSADFRFGTDILGRDMLSETLHALSATVRSALPATVVTLIAGALFGFVAARLPRSLALAVRSLVGILASLPALLLAVLVIGLSTRDWAAVAAGLSAAPFTFVRAFDRARIEERATHSEYARATGISASTLLRRDLVYEFSDTILSSAARALAAVTLVLSTVSFLGFGAVPPHRDLGLMIAAAKPYFLHAWWTAAFPALALTLLILFARLAAGLDEGERA comes from the coding sequence ATGACCCTCGCGGCGACCGCGCAGGCGCCGTCGGGCGCGACCTCGCTGCACGCCATGCTCAGGATCGTGGGATGGATCGGGCTCGGCCTGATCGCGGTCGCGGTGAGCCTGTCGGACTTCCTCGCCGGCGCGCCGGCGAATGCGACCGGCATCGGGCCGCTGCTCGCGCCGCCCTCGGCGGACTTCCGCTTCGGGACCGACATCCTGGGCCGCGACATGCTGAGCGAGACGCTGCACGCGCTGAGCGCCACGGTGCGCAGCGCCCTGCCCGCCACCGTCGTGACTCTGATCGCCGGCGCCCTGTTCGGCTTCGTGGCGGCCAGGCTGCCGCGTTCGCTCGCACTGGCGGTCCGCAGCCTCGTGGGAATTCTCGCCTCGCTGCCGGCGCTGCTGCTGGCGGTGCTGGTGATCGGGCTTTCGACGCGCGACTGGGCGGCGGTGGCGGCGGGATTGTCGGCCGCGCCCTTCACCTTCGTGCGTGCCTTCGACCGGGCGCGGATCGAGGAGCGCGCGACCCATTCCGAGTATGCGCGGGCGACCGGCATTTCCGCCTCCACGCTGCTCCGGCGCGACCTCGTCTACGAATTCAGCGACACGATCCTCTCCAGCGCGGCGCGCGCGCTGGCGGCGGTGACGCTGGTCCTGTCGACCGTGAGCTTCTTGGGCTTCGGCGCGGTGCCGCCGCACCGCGACCTCGGCCTGATGATCGCGGCGGCCAAGCCCTATTTTCTGCACGCCTGGTGGACGGCGGCGTTTCCCGCCCTGGCGCTGACCCTCTTGATCCTGTTCGCACGGCTGGCGGCCGGGCTCGACGAAGGCGAACGGGCATGA
- a CDS encoding ATP-binding cassette domain-containing protein, with amino-acid sequence MSDGRPVVEVRDLGVIHDGAVALEKLSFKLDGGETLVLLGDAASGKDALLRVLGGYGGRGDECSGTIAFGDGMPVPAGKRGKPNPRIVYLAAAADAPLNPHASVASQLSRVIARRHGGPRASAREELRIALERFPAGPPFADLKKRPGELDAMALSWALLAAAMAQAPQLLIADHAFGDLTPRSIRAIVAALMAEQKRLGFALLYAARGLKAASQLQSRVIVLRQGKVIEEGAFAKLASGQSHAYTRTLFKALPRPLGLPPGRNATRGEPLLQVQGLDLAGTKGKTGRGRDGITFELRRGAALALIGEEGSGRRALVRALLGLDHVASGRVVLDQVDMSILSAPMTSRLRRRIAFITGADDALDPRMTLWDTVDEPLRAHLRLSREMVAGHRETALKRVGLASYDGRRSVATLSPFDKRRLQVARAIVSAPFLAVIDEPLRGLDAFAQSILTELLEDFRRQEGPAFLVITADVGVAQALAEDAMFFKDRKIVERGPLRDILKNPKDEETRLLIEAAIPPSL; translated from the coding sequence ATGAGCGACGGCCGGCCCGTCGTCGAGGTGCGGGACCTCGGCGTCATCCATGACGGCGCCGTGGCGCTGGAAAAGCTGTCCTTCAAGCTCGACGGCGGCGAGACGCTGGTGCTGCTCGGCGATGCGGCGAGCGGCAAGGACGCGCTGCTGCGGGTGCTCGGCGGCTATGGCGGGCGCGGCGACGAATGTTCCGGAACGATCGCGTTCGGCGACGGAATGCCGGTGCCGGCGGGCAAGCGCGGCAAGCCCAATCCGCGGATCGTTTATCTGGCGGCCGCCGCCGACGCGCCGCTCAATCCGCATGCCAGCGTGGCGTCGCAGCTTTCGCGCGTGATCGCGCGCCGGCATGGCGGCCCCCGCGCCAGCGCCCGCGAGGAGCTGCGCATCGCGTTGGAGCGCTTTCCCGCGGGACCGCCCTTCGCGGACTTGAAGAAGCGGCCGGGCGAACTGGACGCGATGGCGCTGTCCTGGGCGCTGCTCGCCGCCGCCATGGCGCAAGCGCCGCAGCTTCTGATCGCCGATCACGCCTTCGGCGACCTGACGCCGCGCTCCATCCGCGCCATCGTCGCCGCGCTCATGGCCGAGCAGAAGCGGCTCGGCTTCGCGCTGCTCTACGCCGCGCGCGGCCTGAAGGCGGCGTCGCAATTGCAAAGCCGCGTGATCGTGCTGCGCCAGGGCAAGGTGATCGAGGAAGGCGCCTTCGCCAAGCTCGCGAGCGGGCAGAGCCACGCCTACACCCGCACCCTGTTCAAGGCGTTGCCCAGGCCCCTGGGCCTGCCGCCGGGGCGCAACGCGACGCGCGGCGAGCCGCTGCTGCAGGTGCAGGGGCTCGATCTCGCGGGGACCAAGGGCAAGACGGGGCGCGGGCGCGACGGCATCACCTTCGAGCTGCGCCGCGGCGCCGCCCTGGCGCTGATCGGCGAGGAAGGCTCGGGGCGGCGCGCGCTGGTGCGGGCGCTGCTCGGGCTCGATCACGTCGCGAGCGGCCGCGTGGTGCTCGACCAGGTCGACATGAGCATCCTGTCGGCGCCCATGACCTCGCGCCTGCGCCGGCGCATCGCCTTCATCACCGGCGCCGACGACGCGCTCGATCCGCGCATGACGCTGTGGGACACGGTGGACGAGCCCTTGCGCGCCCATCTGCGCCTGTCGCGCGAGATGGTGGCGGGGCACCGCGAAACCGCGCTGAAGCGCGTCGGGCTCGCGAGCTATGACGGGCGGCGGTCCGTCGCCACGCTGTCGCCCTTCGACAAAAGGCGCCTGCAAGTCGCCCGCGCCATCGTGAGCGCCCCCTTCCTGGCGGTGATCGACGAGCCCTTGCGCGGCCTCGACGCCTTCGCGCAGTCGATCCTGACCGAGCTCCTGGAGGATTTCCGCCGCCAGGAGGGGCCGGCCTTCCTGGTGATCACCGCCGATGTCGGCGTCGCCCAGGCGCTGGCCGAGGACGCCATGTTCTTCAAGGACCGCAAGATCGTCGAGCGCGGGCCGCTCAGGGACATCCTGAAAAACCCGAAGGACGAGGAAACCCGCCTTCTGATCGAGGCCGCGATCCCGCCAAGCCTGTGA